The Hymenobacter sp. 5317J-9 genome has a window encoding:
- a CDS encoding MarR family transcriptional regulator — MKPEETVDYNIKVAWHAISRMYNTQAAQNDITTSIGFVLLNIDQEKGTPATKIAPLLGLETRSLTRILRSMEEKGLIYKQADSVDKRSVRIFLTPLGLEKKEVSRQTVRHFNLKVREKISQSQLDNFFKVAAQITGMIEGKTLFEDFVLKSLRQETSAS, encoded by the coding sequence ATGAAACCCGAAGAAACCGTCGATTACAACATAAAAGTGGCTTGGCATGCGATTTCGCGGATGTACAATACCCAGGCGGCGCAGAACGACATCACGACCAGCATCGGGTTCGTGCTGCTGAACATCGACCAGGAAAAAGGCACCCCGGCCACCAAAATTGCCCCGCTGCTCGGTCTCGAAACCCGCAGCCTGACCCGCATTTTGCGGAGCATGGAAGAAAAAGGCCTCATCTACAAGCAGGCCGATTCGGTGGACAAACGCTCGGTGCGCATTTTTCTGACCCCGCTCGGGCTGGAGAAAAAGGAGGTGTCGCGCCAGACCGTGCGCCACTTCAATCTGAAAGTGCGCGAGAAAATCTCGCAGAGCCAGCTGGATAACTTTTTCAAAGTAGCTGCCCAAATTACGGGCATGATTGAGGGCAAAACCCTCTTCGAAGACTTCGTGCTGAAATCATTGCGGCAGGAAACGTCCGCTTCTTAA
- a CDS encoding formimidoylglutamase, with amino-acid sequence MNLALFFDPLPETLTAAAPAPTTLAAYATRFTETFPDWRAADLALIGLDEWRGSATGHPSRHGANEVRHRFYSLQKGSGAVRLVDLGNLRPGLTLEDTYQRLREIIGALIEENTVPILLGGSHDLDYGQFLAYETQNRAISFAMVDSRPDMAEPGPGTPPEDSHLRRMLVHEPNFVFSLAHLGHQQYLTPPEVLVALEKMHFETMSVGEVRADRRMSEPLIRQADFMSIDIAAIRWQDAPGYYPAYPFGLGNEEATQLCWYAGHNEQLSSFGLYGYRTDQDTNGMAAATLATMLWYFVEGFYHRRPETGFGTFRFLTYTVVLPGNPDKLVFYKSRRADKWWMEVERLGDNAVKRVVPCTYEDYLNASQGDLPQRWIRLQALLS; translated from the coding sequence ATGAACCTGGCCCTGTTTTTTGACCCCCTGCCGGAAACGCTGACCGCCGCCGCGCCCGCGCCCACCACGCTGGCTGCATACGCCACCCGCTTCACCGAAACGTTTCCGGACTGGCGCGCCGCCGACCTGGCCCTCATTGGGCTGGACGAATGGCGCGGCAGTGCCACCGGCCATCCCAGCCGCCACGGCGCCAACGAGGTGCGTCACCGCTTCTACAGCCTGCAGAAAGGCAGCGGCGCCGTGCGCCTCGTCGACCTGGGCAACCTGCGCCCCGGCCTCACCCTGGAGGACACCTACCAGCGCCTGCGCGAAATCATCGGCGCGCTGATTGAGGAAAACACGGTACCGATTCTGCTCGGCGGCAGCCACGACCTCGACTACGGCCAGTTTCTGGCCTACGAAACGCAGAACCGCGCCATCAGCTTCGCCATGGTCGACTCGCGGCCCGACATGGCCGAGCCCGGCCCCGGCACGCCGCCCGAAGACAGCCACCTGCGCCGCATGTTGGTGCACGAGCCCAACTTCGTATTCAGCCTGGCCCACCTCGGCCACCAGCAGTACCTCACGCCGCCCGAAGTGTTGGTGGCGCTGGAGAAAATGCACTTCGAAACCATGAGCGTGGGCGAGGTGCGGGCCGACCGACGCATGTCGGAGCCGCTCATTCGGCAGGCCGATTTCATGAGCATCGACATTGCCGCCATTCGCTGGCAGGATGCGCCCGGCTACTACCCGGCCTACCCGTTCGGCCTCGGCAACGAGGAAGCCACTCAGCTGTGCTGGTACGCCGGGCACAACGAGCAGCTCAGCTCCTTCGGCCTGTATGGCTACCGCACCGACCAGGACACCAACGGCATGGCCGCTGCCACGCTGGCTACCATGCTCTGGTATTTTGTGGAAGGATTTTACCACCGCCGCCCCGAAACGGGCTTTGGTACCTTCCGTTTCCTCACCTATACGGTTGTACTGCCCGGCAACCCCGATAAGCTGGTGTTCTACAAATCGCGCCGCGCCGACAAGTGGTGGATGGAAGTGGAACGCCTCGGCGACAACGCCGTGAAGCGCGTGGTGCCCTGCACCTACGAAGACTACCTCAATGCCTCGCAGGGCGACCTGCCGCAACGCTGGATTCGGCTGCAGGCCCTGCTGAGCTAA
- the recG gene encoding ATP-dependent DNA helicase RecG, whose amino-acid sequence MSNFFNTRLEFLRSVGSTQRAQLLGKELGLFTYGDLIQRYPFRYLDRTQVYNIADLHDDLPHVQVKGMLRGKELIGEGPKQRLVAKVGDGTGELEVVWFKGVKWVQQVAKNNQEYIVFGKPTMFNGRPQMAHPELEEVSENKPGQSFLQPVYNTSEKLKNYHRVDSKAIMRMVAELLKLAQSHITESLSPALVQHYGLMPKAQALQQIHFPQSPELLAAAKFRLKFEELFYVQLKLLRQRDQRKVTLAGQIFNQVPTLVDFYKNHLTFDLTGAQKRVIHDIYKDFCAGQQMNRLLQGDVGSGKTIVAFIAMLMAADNGAQSCMMAPTEILADQHYVGLKVYADALGIKIGKLTGSTPTRERRVLHEELRNGTMHMLVGTHALLEDVVQFKNLGLTIMDEQHRFGVAQRSKLWQKNPHVIPHVLVMTATPIPRTLAMTLYGDLDVSVIDELPAGRKPIVTVHRYDANRLKVFEFIRDQVKIGRQVYIVYPLIEESETMDYKDLTDGYESVARAFPEFQISIVHGRMKAEEKDYEMQRFIKRETQIMVATTVIEVGVNVPNASVMVIESAERFGLSQLHQLRGRVGRGADQSYCILMTGFKLSKDARTRLETMVRTNNGFEIADIDLKLRGPGDLMGTQQSGVLDLLIADLSKDGRILSESRAAAQALLAEDPNLVQPENLNIRRHIESLPATAVNWSRIS is encoded by the coding sequence ATGAGTAATTTCTTCAACACCCGGCTGGAGTTTTTGCGCTCGGTGGGCAGCACCCAACGGGCGCAGCTGCTGGGCAAAGAGTTGGGCCTGTTTACCTACGGCGACCTGATTCAGCGATACCCGTTCCGGTACCTGGACCGCACGCAGGTGTACAACATTGCTGATTTGCACGACGACCTGCCTCACGTGCAGGTGAAGGGCATGCTGCGCGGCAAGGAGCTGATTGGCGAAGGCCCCAAGCAGCGGCTGGTGGCCAAGGTGGGCGACGGCACCGGCGAGCTGGAAGTGGTGTGGTTCAAGGGGGTGAAGTGGGTGCAGCAGGTTGCCAAAAACAATCAGGAATACATCGTTTTCGGCAAGCCGACGATGTTCAACGGCCGCCCGCAAATGGCGCACCCGGAACTGGAGGAAGTGAGCGAGAACAAGCCGGGCCAAAGCTTTCTGCAGCCGGTGTACAACACATCGGAGAAGCTCAAGAACTACCACCGTGTCGACAGCAAGGCCATCATGCGCATGGTAGCCGAGCTGCTGAAGCTGGCCCAGTCGCACATCACGGAGTCATTGTCGCCGGCGCTGGTGCAGCACTATGGGCTAATGCCCAAGGCCCAGGCGCTGCAGCAAATTCACTTTCCGCAGAGTCCGGAATTACTGGCCGCGGCTAAGTTCCGGCTGAAGTTTGAAGAGCTGTTTTACGTGCAGCTGAAGCTGCTGCGGCAGCGCGACCAACGCAAGGTGACGCTGGCCGGGCAGATTTTTAACCAAGTACCGACGCTGGTGGATTTTTACAAAAACCACCTCACCTTTGACCTGACTGGCGCCCAAAAACGCGTCATTCACGACATCTACAAGGATTTCTGTGCCGGGCAGCAGATGAATCGGCTGCTACAGGGCGACGTGGGCTCGGGCAAAACCATTGTGGCCTTCATCGCCATGCTGATGGCGGCCGACAACGGCGCTCAAAGCTGCATGATGGCCCCCACCGAAATTCTGGCCGACCAGCATTACGTGGGCCTGAAAGTGTACGCCGACGCGCTGGGCATCAAGATTGGCAAGCTGACGGGCAGCACGCCCACCCGCGAGCGCCGCGTGCTGCACGAGGAGCTGCGCAACGGCACCATGCACATGCTGGTGGGCACCCACGCCCTGCTCGAAGACGTGGTGCAGTTCAAGAACCTGGGCCTGACAATCATGGACGAGCAGCACCGCTTTGGCGTGGCGCAGCGCTCCAAGCTGTGGCAGAAAAACCCGCACGTCATCCCGCACGTGCTGGTGATGACGGCCACGCCCATCCCGCGCACGCTGGCCATGACGCTGTACGGCGACCTCGACGTGAGCGTGATTGACGAGTTGCCGGCTGGCCGCAAACCCATCGTGACGGTGCACCGCTACGATGCCAACCGATTGAAGGTGTTTGAGTTCATTCGTGACCAGGTGAAGATTGGGCGGCAGGTGTACATCGTTTATCCGCTGATTGAGGAGTCGGAAACGATGGACTACAAGGACCTGACCGACGGCTACGAAAGCGTGGCGCGGGCCTTTCCGGAGTTTCAAATCAGCATCGTGCACGGGCGCATGAAGGCCGAGGAAAAAGACTACGAGATGCAGCGCTTCATCAAGCGCGAAACCCAGATTATGGTGGCCACCACCGTGATTGAGGTGGGCGTGAACGTGCCCAATGCCTCGGTGATGGTGATTGAAAGCGCCGAGCGGTTCGGCCTTTCGCAGCTGCACCAGTTGCGGGGCCGCGTGGGCCGCGGCGCCGACCAGAGCTACTGCATCCTGATGACGGGCTTCAAGCTGAGCAAGGACGCCCGCACCCGCCTCGAAACGATGGTGCGCACCAACAACGGCTTCGAAATAGCCGACATTGACCTCAAGCTGCGCGGCCCGGGCGACCTGATGGGCACCCAGCAAAGCGGCGTGCTCGACCTGCTCATTGCCGACCTTTCCAAGGACGGCCGCATTCTGAGCGAAAGCCGGGCCGCTGCGCAAGCCCTGCTGGCCGAAGACCCCAACTTGGTGCAGCCGGAAAACCTCAACATCCGCCGCCACATTGAGAGCTTGCCCGCTACGGCCGTGAATTGGAGCCGCATCAGTTAA
- a CDS encoding 3-hydroxyacyl-CoA dehydrogenase/enoyl-CoA hydratase family protein, with translation MKRTIKKVAVLGSGVMGSRIACHFANIGVQVLLLDIAPKELLPDEEKKGLKLDAPAVRNRIVNAALQAAITANPSPLYRKADASRIKTGNLDDNLKDIAGCDWTIEVVVERLDIKKSLYERVEQFRKPGTLITSNTSGIPIHLLAEGRSDDFKKHFAGTHFFNPPRYLKLLEIIPTPDTDAEVLDFLQHYGDLYLGKTVVLAKDTPGFIANRVGVFALLDAMQTMQKLGLTVEETDKLTGPVIGHAKSATLRTSDVVGLDTTINVANGLAQGLPNDEAKDVFVLPDFVKKMGESKWLGDKTGQGFYKKVKGEGGKSEIHALDLNTLEYKPSQKVKFATLEMTKSIDKLADRFKVLVGGMDKAGEFYRLSFGSLFAYVSNRVPEISDQLYKIDDALRAGFGWEMGPFETWDALGLQAGVDLAKAAGRTVAPWIEEMLAAGNTTFYKVDASGARQFYDIESKNYQAIPGVENFIVLDNLRASGKVLWKNSGASVIDLGDGILNVEFHSKMNSLGQDVIEGLLRGVDMAEKGYRGLVVGNDGPNFSAGANLGLVYMQALEQEFDELNLMISQFQNAMMRMRYSSIPVVGAPHGLTLGGGCELNLHCDRVVAAAESYIGLVEFGVGLIPGGGGTKEMTLRTAAKYEEGEPEFNLLRNTYMTISTAKVSTSAAEAFDLGFLRRGDEIVVNSNRIIAAAKAAALDLADAGYTQPTPKTNIKVHGKGALAMFKTGVYAMQQGNYISTHDQLIADKLAYVMCGGDLSSPTEVSEQYLLDLEREAFLSLCGERKTLERIQSILTTGKPLRN, from the coding sequence ATGAAACGAACCATCAAGAAAGTTGCCGTGCTGGGTTCCGGCGTCATGGGCTCGCGCATTGCCTGCCACTTCGCCAACATCGGCGTGCAGGTGCTGCTGCTGGACATCGCGCCCAAGGAGCTGCTGCCCGACGAAGAGAAAAAAGGCCTGAAGCTGGACGCGCCCGCCGTGCGCAACCGCATTGTGAATGCCGCGCTGCAGGCCGCCATCACGGCCAATCCGTCGCCGCTCTACCGCAAGGCCGACGCCAGCCGCATCAAAACTGGCAACCTCGACGATAACCTGAAAGACATTGCCGGCTGCGACTGGACCATTGAGGTGGTTGTGGAGCGCCTCGATATCAAAAAGAGCCTTTACGAGCGAGTGGAGCAGTTCCGCAAGCCCGGCACGCTGATTACCAGCAACACGTCGGGCATTCCGATTCACCTGTTGGCCGAGGGCCGCTCCGACGATTTCAAAAAGCACTTCGCCGGCACGCACTTCTTCAACCCGCCGCGCTACCTGAAGCTGCTGGAAATCATTCCGACGCCGGATACTGATGCGGAGGTGCTCGATTTCCTGCAGCACTATGGCGACCTGTACCTCGGCAAGACGGTGGTGCTGGCCAAGGACACGCCCGGCTTTATTGCCAACCGCGTGGGCGTGTTTGCCCTGCTCGACGCCATGCAAACCATGCAGAAGCTGGGCCTGACCGTGGAAGAAACCGACAAGCTGACCGGCCCGGTGATTGGCCACGCGAAGTCGGCCACGTTGCGCACGTCCGACGTGGTGGGCCTGGACACGACCATCAACGTGGCCAACGGCCTGGCCCAGGGCCTGCCGAACGACGAAGCCAAAGACGTGTTCGTGCTGCCCGACTTTGTGAAGAAAATGGGCGAGAGCAAGTGGCTGGGCGACAAAACCGGCCAGGGCTTCTACAAGAAAGTGAAAGGCGAAGGCGGCAAGTCGGAAATTCACGCGCTGGACCTGAACACGTTGGAATACAAGCCGAGCCAGAAGGTGAAGTTTGCCACACTGGAGATGACCAAGAGCATCGACAAGCTGGCCGACCGTTTCAAAGTATTGGTAGGAGGGATGGACAAGGCCGGCGAGTTTTACCGCCTGAGCTTCGGCAGCCTCTTTGCCTACGTGAGCAACCGCGTGCCGGAAATCTCCGACCAGCTCTATAAGATTGACGACGCCCTGCGCGCTGGCTTCGGCTGGGAGATGGGCCCGTTTGAAACCTGGGACGCGCTGGGCCTGCAAGCCGGCGTGGACCTGGCCAAAGCCGCCGGCCGCACCGTGGCGCCGTGGATTGAGGAGATGCTGGCCGCCGGCAACACGACCTTCTATAAGGTAGATGCCAGCGGCGCGCGCCAGTTCTACGACATCGAATCGAAGAACTACCAGGCCATCCCGGGCGTGGAAAACTTCATCGTGCTCGACAACCTGCGCGCCAGCGGCAAGGTGCTGTGGAAAAACTCCGGCGCCTCAGTTATCGACCTCGGCGATGGCATCCTGAACGTAGAGTTCCACTCTAAGATGAACTCGCTGGGCCAAGACGTCATCGAAGGCTTGCTGCGCGGCGTGGACATGGCCGAAAAAGGCTACCGCGGCTTGGTAGTGGGCAACGACGGCCCCAACTTCTCGGCCGGCGCCAACCTGGGCCTCGTGTACATGCAGGCCCTGGAGCAGGAGTTCGACGAACTCAACCTGATGATTTCGCAGTTCCAGAACGCCATGATGCGGATGCGCTACAGCAGCATCCCGGTGGTGGGCGCGCCGCACGGCCTCACGCTGGGCGGCGGCTGCGAGCTGAACCTGCACTGCGACCGCGTGGTAGCGGCCGCTGAATCCTACATCGGCCTCGTGGAGTTCGGCGTGGGCCTGATTCCCGGCGGCGGCGGCACCAAGGAAATGACGCTGCGCACCGCGGCCAAGTACGAAGAGGGCGAGCCCGAATTCAACCTGCTGCGCAACACCTACATGACCATCAGCACGGCTAAAGTCTCGACCTCGGCTGCCGAAGCTTTTGACCTGGGCTTCCTGCGCCGCGGCGACGAAATCGTGGTGAACAGCAACCGCATCATCGCCGCCGCCAAAGCCGCCGCGCTGGATTTGGCCGACGCTGGCTACACCCAGCCCACGCCGAAAACCAACATCAAGGTACACGGCAAGGGTGCGCTAGCCATGTTCAAAACCGGCGTGTATGCCATGCAGCAGGGCAACTACATCTCGACCCACGACCAGCTCATTGCTGATAAGCTGGCCTACGTGATGTGCGGCGGCGACCTGTCGTCGCCCACCGAAGTGAGCGAGCAGTACCTGCTGGATTTGGAGCGTGAAGCCTTCCTGTCGTTGTGCGGCGAGCGCAAGACGCTGGAGCGGATACAGAGCATTCTTACGACGGGCAAGCCACTCCGAAACTAA
- a CDS encoding acetyl-CoA C-acyltransferase, with the protein MSQQAYIVAGYRTAVGKAPRGGFRFTRPDDLAAAVIKHLVAEVPALDPTRIDDVIVGNAVPEAEQGLQMGRLISLLALPINVPGLIVNRYCGSGVETIAMAVGKISAGMADCIIAGGTESMSMVPTVGWKTVPNYKLAMQHPDYYMGMGLTAEAVANDYKISRQDQDEFSYNSHQKAIKAIEGGKFKKQIVPITVEETYLDPATGKKKNRSYVVDTDEGPRADTSVEALARLRPVFAANGTVTAGNSSQTSDGAAFVLVMSERMVKELNLEPVARMVNYASEGVDPRIMGMGPIKAVPKVLKQAGLKLDDIDLIELNEAFASQSIAVVRELGIDPEKLNVNGGAIALGHPLGCSGAKLSIQLFDELRARGKKYGMVTACVGGGQGVAGIYELLK; encoded by the coding sequence ATGTCCCAACAAGCATATATCGTAGCCGGCTACCGCACGGCCGTGGGCAAAGCCCCGCGCGGCGGCTTCCGCTTCACCCGGCCCGACGACCTCGCCGCGGCCGTTATCAAACACCTCGTGGCCGAAGTGCCCGCCCTCGACCCCACGCGCATCGACGACGTCATCGTCGGCAACGCCGTGCCCGAGGCTGAGCAGGGCCTGCAGATGGGCCGTCTCATCTCGCTGCTGGCCCTGCCCATCAACGTGCCCGGTCTCATCGTGAACCGCTACTGCGGCTCCGGCGTCGAAACCATTGCCATGGCCGTGGGCAAAATCTCGGCCGGCATGGCCGACTGCATCATTGCCGGCGGCACCGAGAGCATGAGCATGGTGCCCACCGTGGGCTGGAAAACCGTGCCCAACTACAAGCTGGCCATGCAGCACCCTGACTACTACATGGGCATGGGCCTCACCGCCGAAGCCGTGGCCAACGACTACAAAATCAGCCGCCAGGACCAGGACGAATTCTCCTACAACTCGCACCAGAAGGCCATCAAGGCCATCGAAGGCGGTAAGTTCAAGAAGCAGATTGTGCCCATCACGGTAGAGGAAACCTACCTCGACCCGGCCACCGGCAAGAAGAAAAACCGCTCTTACGTGGTGGACACCGACGAAGGCCCCCGCGCCGATACCTCGGTGGAAGCCCTCGCCCGGCTGCGCCCCGTGTTCGCCGCCAACGGCACCGTGACCGCCGGCAACTCTTCCCAAACCTCCGACGGCGCGGCCTTCGTGCTCGTGATGTCGGAGCGCATGGTGAAGGAGCTGAACCTGGAGCCCGTGGCCCGCATGGTGAACTACGCCTCCGAAGGCGTCGACCCGCGCATTATGGGCATGGGCCCCATCAAGGCTGTGCCAAAAGTCCTCAAACAAGCCGGCCTTAAGCTCGACGACATCGACCTGATTGAGTTGAACGAAGCCTTCGCCTCGCAGTCCATCGCCGTGGTGCGCGAGCTGGGCATCGACCCTGAGAAGCTGAACGTGAACGGCGGCGCCATTGCCCTGGGCCACCCGCTGGGCTGCTCCGGCGCCAAACTCAGCATCCAGCTTTTCGACGAGCTGCGTGCGCGTGGCAAGAAGTACGGCATGGTCACGGCCTGCGTGGGCGGCGGCCAGGGCGTGGCTGGTATCTACGAGTTGCTGAAGTAG
- a CDS encoding long-chain fatty acid--CoA ligase has translation MDVRRAFDILPHQIATSPKSDALASKIDGQWVPISSQQLLDQANLVSLGLVSLGLKRGDKVAIISMNRPEWMLADFGISQIGATSVPMYPSITVEDYKYIFTDAGVRAVFVADAKLFDKVKEATQGLDIPAENIFTFDKIDGARHFSELLEIGKKGNPADLDPLKAAVEPDDLLTLIYTSGTTGSPKGVMLTHDNILSNCRNSQRFVPVTKNDKALSFLPLCHIFERMVTYLYMINGVSIYYAESMDVIADNLREVKPQIFTTVPRLLEKVYDKIVAKGHEQEGIKKNLFFWALDLGLKFDTQKDQGFLYNTQLALANKIIFNKWREALGGNLRCIVSGGGALQPRLARVFWAAGIRVMEGYGLTETSPVIAVGGYEPENNMIGTVGPLIDNMEVKIAADGEILTKSASVMKGYYNKPDLTAEVFDKEGWFHTGDIGELVNGKFLKITDRKKEMFKTSGGKYIAPQVIEGKLKEDPLIEQAMVVGADQKFPSALVIPSFSDLKGWCKRNNVDCDCSNEELVKKEQVVDLFEGLVKKYNQSFAQWEQVKRIVLLPELWTVESGEMTPTMKVKRKVITEKNKDLIDSLYMQAEKR, from the coding sequence ATGGACGTTCGTCGCGCCTTCGATATCCTCCCGCATCAAATTGCCACTTCGCCCAAATCCGACGCCTTGGCCTCGAAAATAGATGGCCAGTGGGTGCCCATTAGCAGCCAGCAACTGCTCGACCAGGCCAACCTCGTCAGTCTCGGTCTGGTATCGCTGGGCCTCAAGCGCGGCGACAAGGTGGCCATCATCAGCATGAACCGCCCGGAGTGGATGCTGGCCGATTTTGGCATCTCCCAAATCGGGGCCACCAGCGTGCCGATGTACCCCAGCATCACGGTGGAGGACTACAAATACATCTTCACCGACGCCGGCGTGCGGGCCGTGTTTGTGGCCGATGCCAAGCTGTTCGACAAGGTGAAGGAGGCCACCCAGGGCCTCGACATTCCCGCCGAAAATATTTTCACCTTCGACAAGATTGACGGCGCCCGCCATTTCAGCGAGCTGCTCGAAATCGGCAAGAAGGGCAACCCCGCCGACCTCGACCCGCTCAAAGCGGCCGTGGAGCCCGACGATTTGCTGACCCTCATTTACACCAGCGGCACCACCGGCAGCCCCAAGGGCGTGATGCTCACGCACGACAACATCCTGAGCAACTGCCGCAACTCGCAACGCTTCGTGCCCGTCACGAAAAACGACAAAGCCCTGAGCTTCCTGCCGCTCTGCCACATTTTCGAGCGCATGGTGACTTATCTGTATATGATAAACGGCGTGAGCATCTACTACGCCGAAAGCATGGACGTGATTGCCGACAACCTGCGTGAGGTGAAGCCCCAGATTTTCACCACCGTGCCCCGCCTGCTGGAGAAGGTGTATGATAAAATCGTCGCCAAGGGCCACGAGCAGGAGGGCATCAAGAAAAACCTGTTCTTCTGGGCGCTGGATTTGGGTTTGAAGTTTGACACGCAGAAGGACCAGGGTTTCCTCTACAACACGCAGCTGGCGTTGGCCAACAAAATCATTTTTAATAAGTGGCGCGAGGCGCTGGGCGGCAACCTGCGCTGCATTGTGAGCGGCGGCGGCGCGCTGCAGCCGCGCCTGGCCCGCGTGTTCTGGGCCGCGGGCATTCGGGTGATGGAAGGCTACGGCCTCACCGAGACCTCGCCGGTGATTGCCGTGGGTGGCTACGAGCCCGAAAACAACATGATTGGCACCGTGGGCCCGCTCATCGACAACATGGAAGTGAAAATTGCCGCCGACGGCGAGATTCTGACCAAGTCGGCTTCGGTGATGAAGGGCTACTATAATAAGCCTGACCTCACGGCCGAGGTGTTTGACAAAGAAGGCTGGTTCCACACCGGAGACATTGGCGAGTTGGTGAACGGCAAGTTTCTGAAAATCACCGACCGCAAGAAGGAGATGTTCAAGACGTCGGGCGGCAAGTACATTGCCCCGCAGGTCATTGAGGGCAAGCTGAAGGAAGACCCCCTCATTGAGCAGGCCATGGTGGTGGGCGCCGACCAGAAATTTCCCTCGGCGCTGGTGATTCCCTCGTTCTCGGACCTGAAGGGCTGGTGCAAGCGCAACAACGTGGACTGCGATTGCTCCAACGAGGAACTCGTGAAGAAGGAACAGGTGGTGGACTTGTTCGAAGGCTTGGTGAAGAAGTACAACCAAAGCTTCGCGCAGTGGGAGCAGGTGAAGCGCATTGTGCTATTGCCCGAGCTCTGGACCGTGGAAAGCGGCGAGATGACGCCCACCATGAAGGTGAAGCGCAAGGTGATTACCGAGAAAAACAAGGACCTCATCGACAGCCTCTACATGCAGGCCGAGAAGCGCTGA
- a CDS encoding acyl-CoA dehydrogenase family protein, with protein sequence MEVTQNASLKGGEFIIKPTDAQSVFTPADFTEEQNMMYQTCLDFVQTEVQPLLDRLDNHEEGLMRGLMEKAGQLGLFGVSIPEQYGGLDMDFPTALRVTEGVGGGHSFPVAFAAHTGIAMLPILYFGTDEQKAKYLPGLTSGELMGAYCLTEPGSGSDALGAKTKAVLNAEGTHYVLNGQKMWITNAGFADVFIVFAKIDGEQFTGFIVEKNTPGLSLGNEEHKMGIKGSSTRQVFLSDALVPKENILGEIGKGHLIAFNVLNIGRIKLAAACLGGAKGAANQSIKYANERVQFKLPISKFGAIRFKLAQQAIRMYAVESAIYRAGDDIYRMEQKLMAEGKGANEALLGAAREFAVECAILKVEGSEVLDYVVDEGVQIYGGYGFSADYPMDRAYRDSRINRIFEGTNEINRLLAVDMILKKGLKGEIDLMGPAQAVQQELMSIPSMSQDEETGLFSKEMKTIANLKKAILMVAGSAVQKFTATLAKEQELLMNIADMAIKTYIAESTLLRVEKEASLKGEEAVAAQADMARVYLADAVDLVEKAGKDAIGSMAEGDEQRLLLMGLKRFTKAELVNVKEARRRVAAKLIEANEYVF encoded by the coding sequence ATGGAAGTAACGCAGAATGCCAGCCTGAAAGGCGGCGAGTTCATCATCAAGCCGACCGATGCGCAGAGCGTCTTCACGCCGGCTGACTTTACGGAAGAGCAGAACATGATGTACCAGACCTGTCTGGACTTCGTGCAAACGGAAGTGCAGCCCCTGCTTGACCGCCTCGACAATCACGAGGAGGGCCTGATGCGCGGTCTGATGGAAAAAGCCGGTCAGCTGGGTCTGTTCGGCGTGAGCATTCCTGAGCAATACGGCGGGCTCGACATGGACTTCCCCACGGCCCTGCGCGTGACGGAGGGTGTGGGCGGCGGCCACTCGTTTCCGGTAGCCTTTGCGGCCCATACGGGCATTGCCATGCTGCCCATTCTGTACTTCGGCACCGACGAGCAGAAGGCTAAGTACCTACCCGGCCTCACCAGCGGCGAGCTGATGGGCGCCTACTGCCTCACCGAGCCCGGCTCCGGTTCCGACGCCCTGGGCGCCAAAACCAAAGCCGTGTTGAACGCCGAAGGCACGCACTACGTGCTGAACGGCCAGAAAATGTGGATTACCAACGCCGGCTTTGCCGACGTGTTCATCGTGTTTGCCAAGATTGACGGCGAGCAGTTCACGGGCTTCATCGTGGAGAAAAACACGCCCGGCCTGAGCCTCGGCAACGAGGAGCACAAAATGGGCATCAAAGGCTCGTCGACCCGTCAGGTGTTCCTGTCCGACGCGCTGGTGCCGAAGGAGAACATCCTGGGCGAGATTGGCAAAGGCCACCTCATCGCCTTCAACGTGCTGAACATTGGTCGCATCAAGTTGGCGGCGGCCTGCCTGGGCGGTGCCAAAGGCGCGGCTAACCAGAGCATCAAATACGCCAACGAGCGGGTGCAGTTCAAACTGCCCATCAGCAAGTTTGGCGCCATCCGATTCAAGCTGGCGCAACAGGCCATCCGCATGTACGCCGTTGAATCGGCCATCTATCGTGCCGGTGACGACATCTACCGCATGGAGCAGAAGCTCATGGCCGAGGGCAAAGGGGCCAACGAGGCCCTGCTGGGTGCCGCCCGCGAGTTTGCCGTGGAGTGCGCCATTCTGAAAGTGGAAGGCTCGGAAGTGCTCGACTACGTGGTGGACGAAGGCGTGCAGATTTACGGCGGCTACGGCTTCTCGGCCGACTACCCGATGGACCGCGCTTACCGGGACTCGCGCATCAACCGCATTTTCGAGGGCACCAACGAAATCAACCGCCTGCTGGCCGTTGACATGATTTTGAAGAAGGGCCTGAAAGGCGAAATCGACCTGATGGGTCCCGCCCAGGCCGTGCAGCAGGAGCTGATGAGCATCCCGAGCATGAGCCAAGACGAGGAAACCGGTCTATTCAGCAAGGAGATGAAAACCATCGCCAACCTGAAGAAAGCCATTCTGATGGTGGCCGGCTCGGCCGTGCAGAAGTTCACCGCCACCCTGGCCAAAGAGCAGGAGCTGCTGATGAACATCGCCGACATGGCCATCAAAACCTACATCGCCGAGAGCACCCTGCTGCGCGTGGAGAAGGAAGCTTCGCTGAAAGGTGAGGAGGCCGTGGCCGCCCAGGCCGACATGGCCCGCGTGTACCTGGCCGACGCCGTGGATTTGGTAGAGAAAGCCGGCAAAGACGCCATCGGCAGCATGGCCGAGGGCGACGAGCAGCGCCTGCTGCTTATGGGCCTGAAGCGCTTCACCAAAGCCGAGCTGGTGAACGTGAAGGAAGCCCGCCGCCGCGTGGCCGCTAAGCTCATCGAAGCCAACGAGTACGTGTTCTAA